In a single window of the Rhizobiaceae bacterium genome:
- a CDS encoding alpha/beta hydrolase, with product MRDFLLEIAGNEIPEAAHSGFIVARGNKRLRYALFAAGGRPVKGTVLVLTGRNEPIEKYFETVRSLSKRGFGAAIFDWRGQGLSDRELTDPLRGHVDDFDLYAEDLDSFFREVVLPDCRGPYYVLAHSTGALIALRAAPALNNRIERMVLLAPLLQLGSLSVSAGSIRRLASVLKLAGFGNFYATGGRWKPTPFERNNVTSDPERYERNVRLFTTHPRLSLGGPTITWMHAAADAARLVSDPDYTARLHIPTLFVAAGADVVVSSRAIEQYARRLRSGYCVTIDGARHEILQERDYYLEQFWAAFDAYIPGSAS from the coding sequence ATGAGAGATTTTCTGCTCGAAATCGCCGGCAATGAGATTCCGGAAGCGGCCCATTCCGGCTTCATCGTTGCACGGGGCAACAAGCGCCTGCGCTATGCCCTTTTTGCAGCGGGCGGGAGGCCCGTGAAAGGCACCGTGCTTGTGCTCACCGGGCGCAACGAGCCGATCGAGAAATATTTCGAAACGGTCCGCTCGCTGTCAAAACGCGGCTTCGGTGCGGCGATATTCGACTGGCGCGGACAAGGTCTTTCCGACCGGGAATTGACGGACCCGCTGCGCGGCCATGTCGACGATTTCGACCTCTATGCGGAGGACCTCGACAGCTTTTTCCGCGAAGTCGTCCTGCCCGATTGTCGTGGACCCTACTATGTTCTCGCCCATTCGACAGGCGCGCTCATCGCGTTGCGCGCGGCCCCCGCTCTCAACAACCGCATCGAGCGGATGGTGCTTCTGGCGCCATTGCTCCAGCTCGGAAGCCTGTCGGTTTCCGCCGGTTCGATTCGCCGCCTGGCGTCAGTATTGAAGCTTGCAGGATTTGGGAATTTCTATGCGACGGGCGGACGATGGAAGCCCACCCCTTTCGAACGCAACAACGTGACGTCCGATCCTGAACGATACGAGCGGAACGTTCGGCTTTTCACCACCCATCCGAGACTGTCGCTCGGCGGACCGACAATCACCTGGATGCATGCCGCAGCCGATGCCGCGCGCCTCGTCAGCGATCCGGACTACACCGCCCGCCTGCATATCCCGACATTGTTTGTCGCAGCAGGAGCCGACGTGGTCGTGTCGAGCCGCGCCATAGAGCAATATGCGCGCCGCCTTCGCTCGGGCTATTGCGTGACCATTGACGGTGCACGCCACGAAATCCTGCAGGAGCGCGACTACTACCTCGAACAATTCTGGGCCGCGTTCGACGCCTACATACCCGGATCTGCTTCCTGA
- a CDS encoding Hsp20 family protein — MRHVDFSPLYRSTVGFDRLFNMLDTLATPEGGQTYPPYNIERTGENSYRISMAVAGFSEDEISIEAHRNVLTVKGERATETSGEGSEILYRGIASRSFERRFQLADHVEVNGAALKNGLLHIDLQRNIPEELKPRKIDIGAGDSKARQIEAKATKQ; from the coding sequence ATGCGTCACGTTGATTTTTCGCCGCTTTATCGTTCAACCGTTGGATTTGACCGGCTGTTCAACATGCTTGATACGCTGGCGACCCCGGAAGGCGGCCAGACCTATCCTCCCTACAATATCGAGCGCACCGGTGAGAATTCCTACCGGATCTCCATGGCGGTGGCCGGCTTCTCGGAAGACGAGATTTCGATTGAGGCCCATCGCAATGTGCTGACCGTCAAGGGCGAGCGCGCCACCGAGACGAGCGGCGAAGGCTCCGAGATCCTGTATCGCGGCATCGCCTCGCGTTCGTTCGAGCGCCGCTTCCAGCTTGCCGATCATGTCGAGGTGAACGGTGCCGCTCTCAAGAACGGCCTGCTGCATATCGATCTCCAGCGGAACATTCCCGAGGAGTTGAAACCTCGCAAGATCGACATCGGCGCAGGCGATTCGAAAGCCCGGCAGATCGAAGCCAAGGCGACCAAGCAGTAA
- a CDS encoding DUF459 domain-containing protein produces MQPSIKLRCAVATCVTAAVLAGTLVDAGISTASAQELLRRPWSLFDIFRPKPRRYYIIPEQQPRGAKRPKKKSRTATGDTPAEPQVEIVEKKPDARSVLVVGDFLAGGLAEGLQAQFAQDATVRVLDLSKGSSGFVRQDYFNWNTELPAMLDAEKPAAVIVMMGSNDRQQMKVNNVSEAVRSENWLKEYRARVGALADMLEERKVPYLWMGMPSFKTGKMTSDMLAFNDLYRAAALANKGEFIDIWDGFADEQGSYVQTGPDVNGQPVKLRASDGINMTRQGKAKLAFYADKPLRKLLGLGAPGSGLPAENLPEAGPIGPTELPDRTPPMSLNDPEMDGGTELLGAQPAPVPTRGTQQAKPLALPQPIPGRADDFSWLRRQQELVPSVQIETTTAIRR; encoded by the coding sequence TTGCAGCCATCGATAAAACTGCGTTGTGCCGTTGCGACCTGTGTGACGGCGGCGGTTCTGGCCGGCACGCTTGTCGATGCCGGAATTTCGACCGCGTCGGCGCAGGAATTGCTGCGCAGGCCATGGAGCCTGTTCGACATTTTCAGGCCGAAGCCCCGTCGTTACTACATCATTCCCGAGCAACAGCCGCGCGGGGCGAAGCGCCCGAAAAAGAAAAGCCGGACGGCAACGGGAGATACCCCCGCCGAGCCGCAGGTCGAAATCGTCGAGAAGAAGCCGGACGCAAGGTCGGTCCTCGTCGTCGGCGACTTCCTCGCGGGCGGTCTGGCAGAGGGCCTGCAGGCACAATTCGCGCAGGACGCCACGGTTCGCGTCCTCGACCTTTCCAAGGGGTCGTCCGGCTTTGTTCGCCAGGATTATTTCAACTGGAACACCGAGCTTCCGGCTATGCTGGATGCGGAAAAACCCGCCGCCGTCATCGTCATGATGGGATCGAACGACCGCCAGCAGATGAAGGTGAACAACGTAAGCGAGGCCGTGCGCTCCGAAAACTGGCTGAAGGAATACAGGGCGCGCGTCGGTGCGCTCGCTGACATGCTCGAGGAAAGGAAGGTCCCCTATCTCTGGATGGGCATGCCTTCGTTCAAGACCGGCAAGATGACCTCGGACATGCTCGCTTTCAATGATCTCTATCGCGCTGCCGCGCTCGCAAACAAGGGTGAGTTCATCGATATCTGGGACGGCTTTGCCGACGAGCAGGGCTCTTATGTCCAGACCGGACCCGACGTGAACGGCCAGCCCGTCAAGTTGCGGGCAAGCGACGGCATCAACATGACCCGGCAGGGCAAGGCGAAACTCGCCTTCTATGCGGATAAGCCGCTGCGAAAGCTGCTTGGGCTTGGCGCGCCGGGATCGGGCCTGCCTGCGGAAAACCTGCCGGAGGCGGGACCCATCGGGCCAACGGAACTGCCCGACCGAACCCCGCCCATGTCGCTCAACGATCCGGAGATGGACGGCGGCACCGAATTGCTGGGCGCACAGCCCGCACCAGTTCCGACACGGGGCACGCAACAGGCAAAGCCGCTGGCGCTGCCGCAGCCGATACCGGGCCGCGCGGACGATTTCTCATGGCTGCGCCGCCAGCAGGAACTGGTTCCGTCGGTCCAGATCGAAACGACCACCGCGATCCGGCGGTAG
- a CDS encoding lytic murein transglycosylase yields the protein MIVHKLMRRASGLALASMLSLSIAGAVPAFADAGFQNWVAGFRKTAAEAGISRATYDRAFRGVTDIDPEVLEKARYQPEFTAPVWDYFDNRVHEESIANGRAMAKKWKPWLDRIESRYGVDRYVLLAIWSMESNYGEILKNPAAMRNVVRSLSTLAYADPRRAKFARTQLIAALKILQRGDIDESHLTGSWAGAMGHTQFIPTSYQSYAVDMDGNGRRDIWNSVPDALATAANLLHKNGWQSGKTWGYEVVLPPGKLPAGTLSLAQWQKLGVTRANGKPFRNTSDKATLKVPDGRGGPAFLMLKNFSVIKRYNNADKYALAVGLLADQIAGYGQLAQDWQRPFTKLSFVEKQELQKRLSEHGYYDGKFDGRIGQGSRDAIKAFQAQIGMQQDGHPSMEVLKYLRSR from the coding sequence ATGATCGTGCACAAGCTGATGCGCCGCGCAAGCGGCCTCGCGCTTGCGTCCATGCTGTCGCTCTCGATTGCGGGCGCAGTGCCTGCCTTTGCCGATGCAGGCTTCCAGAACTGGGTGGCGGGATTTCGCAAGACGGCTGCCGAGGCAGGGATCTCGCGCGCCACCTATGACCGCGCTTTTCGGGGTGTGACCGACATCGACCCCGAAGTGTTGGAGAAAGCGCGCTATCAGCCAGAGTTCACCGCGCCGGTCTGGGACTATTTCGACAATCGCGTGCATGAAGAATCCATCGCCAATGGCCGCGCCATGGCGAAGAAATGGAAGCCTTGGCTGGACAGGATCGAATCCCGCTACGGCGTGGATCGCTACGTGCTGCTCGCTATCTGGTCGATGGAATCGAATTACGGCGAAATCCTCAAGAATCCGGCTGCCATGCGCAATGTGGTGCGCTCGCTCTCCACGCTTGCCTATGCCGACCCGCGGCGCGCCAAATTCGCACGCACGCAGTTGATCGCGGCATTGAAGATCCTCCAGCGGGGCGACATCGATGAAAGCCATCTGACCGGCTCCTGGGCGGGCGCGATGGGCCACACCCAGTTCATTCCGACAAGCTATCAGAGCTATGCCGTGGATATGGACGGCAATGGACGCCGCGACATCTGGAATTCAGTACCGGATGCGTTGGCAACCGCCGCCAATCTCCTGCACAAGAACGGCTGGCAATCGGGAAAGACCTGGGGCTATGAAGTCGTGTTGCCGCCCGGGAAGCTGCCCGCAGGCACGTTGAGCCTTGCACAGTGGCAAAAGCTCGGCGTGACGCGCGCGAACGGCAAGCCATTCCGCAACACGTCCGACAAGGCGACGCTCAAGGTGCCCGACGGACGCGGCGGCCCCGCCTTCCTGATGCTCAAGAATTTCTCGGTCATCAAGCGCTACAACAATGCGGACAAATATGCGCTTGCCGTTGGCCTTCTTGCAGATCAGATTGCGGGCTACGGCCAGCTCGCGCAGGACTGGCAGCGGCCTTTCACCAAGCTCAGCTTCGTGGAAAAACAGGAATTGCAGAAGCGGCTTTCCGAGCACGGTTATTATGACGGCAAGTTCGACGGACGCATCGGCCAAGGGTCGCGTGACGCGATCAAGGCTTTCCAGGCGCAGATCGGCATGCAGCAGGATGGCCATCCGAGCATGGAAGTCCTAAAATATCTGCGCAGCAGGTAG
- a CDS encoding outer membrane beta-barrel protein, producing MSLPLAVLALGLGMSVASAQDVVDLRGSIDNAAETPDAAQEPPPRPSPAPARETGPVTPTSARQEVQPRTLRVQPLTSGAVPLRQIEDDPFAPAGLRAGSFIIRPSVETGILATSNATSSPDGDDAIVSQSTLRLNAVSDRDIDQAEFNAFGTFEKSLAGEELNQKEAGIDATLVRELAGDYRLRGFAAYAIRPESFDSPVEIVGAVDQPIQQSLIGSAELLRDAGKLRLGLGGDIDREWYGDAELPDGTSVSQKDRDNTLATARLRAGYAISPALTPFAELRGGRRDYDERLDAAGYVRSADHIEGRIGLAFDRGEKFRGEFAAGYVRENLDDERLDPIEGLSVNANIDWSPVRDTNVNLLGTTEVEGTTTPGLSGSILYSSLLTVERRMRSNLTASLAAGIGYRDYQPGSDHDMIYTAELAATWWLNRYLGLTAEARHENVNSTIEGRDSSTNSIYLGIKAQR from the coding sequence ATGTCTCTGCCACTGGCGGTACTTGCGCTGGGTCTCGGCATGTCGGTCGCGTCCGCGCAGGATGTTGTGGACCTGCGTGGCAGCATCGACAACGCAGCGGAAACGCCCGACGCAGCGCAGGAACCGCCGCCCAGACCGTCTCCGGCTCCGGCCCGGGAAACCGGTCCGGTCACGCCGACATCTGCGCGACAGGAGGTGCAGCCACGGACATTGCGTGTCCAGCCGCTGACCAGCGGCGCCGTTCCGCTGCGCCAAATTGAAGACGACCCGTTCGCTCCGGCCGGTCTGCGCGCCGGAAGCTTCATCATTCGCCCGAGTGTCGAAACGGGTATCCTCGCCACATCCAACGCGACGTCGAGCCCCGACGGGGACGACGCCATCGTTTCCCAGAGCACATTGCGCCTGAACGCCGTTTCGGACCGGGACATCGACCAGGCGGAGTTCAACGCTTTCGGCACGTTTGAGAAATCGCTGGCCGGGGAAGAACTCAACCAGAAAGAAGCAGGCATCGACGCAACGCTCGTGCGCGAACTCGCCGGCGACTACAGGCTGCGCGGTTTCGCAGCCTATGCGATACGCCCGGAATCCTTCGATTCGCCGGTCGAAATCGTCGGCGCGGTCGACCAGCCCATCCAGCAATCGCTGATCGGCAGCGCAGAACTGCTGAGGGATGCGGGGAAGCTGAGACTGGGCCTGGGCGGAGACATCGACAGGGAGTGGTACGGCGACGCCGAGCTTCCCGACGGAACGAGCGTGTCGCAGAAGGACCGCGACAACACGCTTGCGACGGCGCGGCTGCGCGCGGGCTATGCGATCTCACCCGCGCTGACACCTTTCGCGGAATTGCGGGGCGGGCGACGCGACTATGACGAGCGGTTGGATGCGGCGGGCTATGTACGTTCCGCGGACCACATCGAGGGCAGGATCGGGCTGGCGTTCGACAGGGGAGAAAAGTTCCGGGGTGAGTTTGCGGCGGGCTATGTCCGCGAAAATCTCGACGATGAAAGGCTCGACCCCATCGAGGGACTGAGCGTCAATGCGAATATCGACTGGTCGCCGGTACGCGACACCAATGTGAACCTGCTCGGAACGACCGAGGTCGAAGGCACAACGACGCCCGGTCTCAGCGGTTCGATCCTGTATTCCAGCCTGCTGACCGTCGAGCGTCGGATGCGCTCAAACCTTACCGCCAGCCTCGCCGCCGGGATCGGCTATCGGGACTATCAGCCCGGCAGCGACCACGACATGATCTACACCGCCGAGCTTGCCGCAACCTGGTGGCTGAACCGCTATCTGGGCCTGACCGCAGAGGCGCGACACGAAAACGTGAACAGCACGATCGAGGGGCGCGATTCCAGCACGAACAGCATCTATTTGGGCATAAAGGCGCAGCGATAG
- a CDS encoding KpsF/GutQ family sugar-phosphate isomerase, with product MPDRHPIDRSAAIACAIRTVETERAGVDALAEALQDGLAAPFANAVELLKAGEGRVIVTGVGKSGHIGAKIAATLASTGTPAFFVHPAEANHGDLGMIARSDVILAMSWSGESTELRGIVAYSRRFSIPLIAMTSQSASSLAREADVVLLLPKADEACPHGLAPTTSTLMQLVLGDALAIALLEARGFTPDNFRDFHPGGKLGATLTHLREIMRSGSDMPVVPLGTKMPEAVMVLSNKKVGCVCVLDEAGSLAGIITDGDVARNLHRNLKDIAVEEVMTRHPKTASPEMSAGAAIAYLNENKIGALVVMEGDKPVGIVHFHDLLRIGAA from the coding sequence ATGCCTGACCGCCACCCCATCGACCGCTCCGCAGCCATCGCCTGCGCCATCCGCACCGTCGAGACGGAGCGGGCGGGTGTGGATGCATTGGCCGAGGCGCTTCAGGACGGTCTTGCAGCTCCCTTTGCCAATGCGGTCGAATTGTTGAAGGCGGGCGAGGGCAGGGTGATCGTGACCGGCGTCGGCAAGAGCGGGCATATCGGCGCGAAGATCGCGGCAACCCTTGCGTCCACAGGAACGCCCGCCTTTTTCGTCCATCCGGCGGAAGCCAATCACGGCGATCTCGGCATGATCGCGCGCAGTGATGTGATACTGGCGATGTCGTGGTCCGGGGAGAGCACCGAGTTGCGCGGCATCGTCGCCTATTCGCGTCGATTCTCGATCCCGCTCATTGCGATGACGTCGCAGAGCGCGTCATCGCTGGCGCGGGAGGCCGATGTCGTGCTCCTTCTGCCGAAGGCAGACGAGGCCTGTCCGCACGGGCTTGCTCCCACGACTTCGACCTTGATGCAGCTTGTTCTCGGCGACGCGTTGGCGATTGCACTTCTGGAAGCGCGGGGCTTTACGCCCGACAATTTCAGGGATTTTCACCCAGGCGGAAAGCTTGGCGCAACCTTGACCCATCTGCGCGAGATCATGCGCAGCGGTAGCGACATGCCCGTGGTGCCGCTCGGCACGAAGATGCCAGAAGCGGTTATGGTGCTGTCCAACAAGAAGGTCGGGTGCGTGTGCGTGCTCGACGAGGCGGGCAGCCTTGCCGGGATCATCACGGATGGCGATGTGGCGCGCAACCTTCACCGCAATCTCAAGGACATCGCGGTCGAGGAGGTGATGACGCGCCACCCGAAGACCGCAAGCCCAGAAATGTCCGCGGGCGCGGCCATCGCCTATCTGAACGAAAACAAGATCGGCGCGCTTGTCGTCATGGAAGGCGACAAGCCTGTCGGCATCGTCCACTTCCACGACCTTCTGCGCATCGGCGCGGCCTGA
- a CDS encoding NfeD family protein — translation MIARIAEELGPWNWMVVGVILLTLEILVPGVFLLWIGIAALIVGAISLALWDAGFWTWHVQMLLFLALSLVSAYIGKRIMASREAQSDQPLLNRRGDQLIGRLATLVEPIENGRGRVRLGDTMWRVSGPDLPAGAKVRIVSASDTDLELTVEAA, via the coding sequence ATGATCGCGCGCATCGCCGAAGAACTTGGCCCCTGGAACTGGATGGTCGTGGGAGTCATCCTGCTGACGCTGGAAATTCTCGTGCCCGGCGTTTTCCTTCTATGGATCGGCATTGCCGCCCTGATCGTCGGTGCGATTTCACTGGCGCTGTGGGACGCTGGCTTCTGGACATGGCATGTCCAGATGCTGCTGTTTCTCGCTCTTTCGCTGGTGTCGGCCTATATCGGCAAGCGCATCATGGCTTCGCGCGAAGCACAGTCGGACCAGCCCTTGCTCAACCGGCGCGGCGACCAGCTCATCGGACGGCTCGCGACCCTTGTCGAACCCATCGAGAACGGACGCGGGCGCGTGCGTCTTGGCGACACGATGTGGCGCGTTTCCGGCCCGGACCTTCCGGCGGGCGCCAAGGTGCGCATCGTCAGCGCATCCGACACCGATCTTGAACTGACTGTGGAAGCCGCCTGA